Proteins from one Candidatus Omnitrophota bacterium genomic window:
- the aroC gene encoding chorismate synthase — MLRYLTSGESHGRCMLAILDGMPAGLQIDKSDIDRELSRRMQGYGRGKRMSIESDKVKILSGVRKSVTIGSPIAMMIENVDQSIERLGVVLHPRPGHADLAGVLKYGLKDVRSVLERASARETVARVSVGAVCKALLAGFGIKVTSHVVIIGGVEAETESLPFNRIVKICEKSPVRCADIKASGAMCAEIDRARKNGDTIGGVFEIVIKGVPPGLGSYTQWDRRMDGVLAKAVMSIQAVKGVSFGIGFEAANRMGSAVHDEILHDRRRGFSRKTNKAGGIEGGVTNGEDIRIRAVMKPIATLKRPLASINIRSKKGVYATVERSDVCAVPAAGVVGEAVSAVEIANALIEKFGGDSIGEMKRNFEGYLEQVRRF; from the coding sequence ATGTTACGTTACCTGACCAGCGGTGAGTCTCACGGAAGATGTATGCTTGCTATACTCGATGGAATGCCGGCGGGGCTGCAGATAGATAAGAGTGATATAGATAGAGAGCTATCCAGGCGCATGCAGGGATACGGAAGAGGAAAGAGGATGAGCATTGAATCAGATAAGGTCAAGATCCTCTCCGGGGTGCGAAAATCCGTGACGATAGGCAGCCCTATAGCGATGATGATCGAAAATGTGGACCAGTCTATCGAAAGGTTGGGTGTGGTGCTCCACCCGCGTCCCGGACATGCGGACCTGGCCGGCGTGTTGAAGTACGGCCTCAAGGATGTGCGGAGCGTCCTCGAGCGCGCCAGCGCCCGGGAGACCGTAGCCAGAGTAAGCGTCGGCGCCGTGTGCAAGGCGCTGTTGGCCGGTTTCGGGATAAAAGTAACGAGCCACGTTGTGATTATCGGCGGCGTCGAGGCTGAGACTGAGAGTCTGCCTTTTAACCGCATTGTCAAGATCTGCGAAAAGTCTCCGGTCAGATGCGCCGACATAAAAGCTTCGGGGGCAATGTGCGCGGAGATAGACAGGGCCAGGAAAAACGGCGATACTATCGGAGGGGTATTTGAGATCGTCATAAAGGGCGTCCCGCCCGGTCTAGGAAGCTATACGCAATGGGACAGGCGCATGGACGGCGTACTGGCTAAAGCCGTAATGTCCATTCAAGCTGTTAAGGGCGTAAGTTTCGGTATAGGATTTGAGGCTGCTAACAGGATGGGTTCTGCAGTCCACGATGAGATACTGCATGACAGGAGAAGAGGATTTTCCAGAAAGACCAATAAGGCCGGCGGCATAGAAGGCGGCGTAACTAACGGGGAAGATATAAGGATCCGGGCTGTTATGAAACCGATAGCGACATTAAAACGGCCTCTTGCGAGCATAAATATCCGCTCGAAAAAAGGCGTATACGCTACCGTTGAGCGCTCGGATGTATGCGCGGTCCCGGCTGCCGGAGTTGTAGGCGAAGCCGTGTCGGCTGTCGAGATAGCAAACGCATTGATCGAGAAATTCGGCGGCGATTCGATAGGCGAGATGAAGCGGAATTTCGAAGGATATCTGGAGCAGGTGAGGAGATTTTAA
- a CDS encoding shikimate kinase, with amino-acid sequence MRNIVLIGFMGTGKTTIATALANKLAMDYVSTDSLIEKREKRTINEIFKTEGEDRFREIESEVIRDISGHDGQVIDAGGGAVVRNENISNLKSNGILICLTADEDVILERTKKYKHRPLLNVEDPKRKIKDLLSKRAPLYAKAGFFFDTGKLTVRQVVEKIVEIVNSEGRPSEEK; translated from the coding sequence ATGCGAAACATCGTCCTGATAGGATTCATGGGCACCGGCAAGACTACTATAGCGACCGCGCTCGCAAATAAGCTGGCAATGGATTATGTGTCTACCGACAGCCTTATTGAAAAAAGAGAAAAGAGGACTATAAACGAGATATTCAAGACTGAAGGCGAAGACCGTTTCCGTGAGATTGAAAGCGAGGTCATTCGCGATATTTCGGGTCACGACGGCCAGGTCATAGACGCCGGCGGCGGCGCGGTCGTTCGCAATGAGAACATTTCCAATCTCAAGTCGAACGGGATCTTGATATGCCTCACGGCCGATGAGGACGTGATCCTGGAGAGGACAAAAAAATACAAGCACAGGCCGTTATTGAACGTAGAAGATCCTAAACGCAAAATAAAAGATCTTCTGTCCAAGCGCGCGCCGCTTTATGCGAAAGCCGGCTTTTTCTTTGATACCGGTAAGCTGACAGTGCGGCAGGTCGTTGAGAAAATTGTAGAGATCGTTAATTCGGAAGGTCGTCCTTCCGAGGAGAAATAG
- the dprA gene encoding DNA-processing protein DprA codes for MAIRKITIDDKLYPKNLWNIHKPPKALYVNGSFAEQDEIAVALVGSRRASIYGLEMGEKLGYELASRGVTVVSGMAKGIDSSAHRGALKAKGRTIAVLGSGHGHIYPPENEKLYHQIAGTGAVVTEFEDDMEPLSYNFPQRNRIISGLSLGVVVVEAARNSGALITADFAAEQGRTVFAVPGRVSSLTSSGANELIKDGARLVQSVEDIMEELSIAEIRPVSEENKKDIDEKIDAKTKAYIYNSLTDDERKVYKMLSKEPVFIDEILKGSGLAPARASKVLLDLEIKKLIMQLPGKHFIRKEN; via the coding sequence ATGGCGATACGAAAGATCACGATTGACGATAAATTATATCCGAAGAACCTCTGGAATATCCACAAACCGCCGAAAGCGCTTTATGTAAACGGTTCGTTCGCGGAGCAGGACGAGATCGCCGTAGCGCTGGTCGGGTCAAGGAGAGCCTCGATATACGGTCTGGAGATGGGCGAGAAGCTCGGGTACGAGCTTGCGTCCCGGGGTGTTACGGTGGTCAGCGGCATGGCTAAGGGCATAGATTCAAGCGCTCATCGCGGCGCGCTGAAGGCTAAGGGCAGGACGATCGCCGTCCTCGGAAGCGGCCACGGCCATATCTATCCGCCCGAGAACGAAAAATTATATCATCAGATAGCCGGGACAGGCGCTGTAGTGACGGAGTTTGAAGACGACATGGAGCCTCTGTCGTATAATTTTCCGCAGAGGAACAGGATAATCAGCGGCCTCTCGCTTGGCGTAGTAGTAGTGGAGGCGGCCAGGAATTCAGGCGCGCTCATCACGGCGGATTTTGCCGCCGAACAGGGCAGGACCGTATTTGCGGTGCCGGGCAGGGTATCGTCGCTTACAAGTTCCGGCGCAAACGAGCTTATAAAAGACGGAGCAAGACTGGTTCAGTCGGTCGAAGATATAATGGAGGAGTTGTCTATCGCCGAGATCAGGCCTGTTTCCGAGGAGAACAAAAAAGACATCGACGAAAAGATTGACGCTAAGACGAAGGCATACATATATAATTCGCTGACCGATGACGAACGTAAGGTCTATAAGATGCTATCGAAAGAACCGGTATTTATAGACGAGATCCTTAAGGGGTCCGGCCTGGCGCCGGCAAGGGCATCAAAGGTCTTGTTGGACCTGGAAATAAAGAAGCTTATAATGCAACTCCCGGGCAAGCATTTTATCAGGAAGGAAAACTGA
- the topA gene encoding type I DNA topoisomerase: MAKNLVIVESPAKAKTINKFLGSNYEVASSMGHIVDLPKSKLGVDPENDFKAEYVVMADRRKHLSVLKKAAKNKQAIYLAADPDREGEAISWHIRNVLCDPKKKSYRVSFDEITKDAVLEAFKHPRDIDMHLVNAQQARRILDRIVGYTLSPLLWKKVSRGLSAGRVQSVAVRLIVEREEEIKKFKPQEYWDIEAELKRKKDAPADKFRAKLDKYKDKKVDINNKVGADDINAVLRKETFTVSDIRQTTKKKNPYPPFTTSKLQQESFNKLRYSGARTMHIAQTLYEGVEIGEEGSVGLITYMRTDSVRISKDAQAAAKDYILDKYGNKYYPQVPNAYKARKSAQEAHEAIRPALPLREPDSIKHALSPDQFKLYQLIWNRFLASQMVPAIYAQTSVDIKAGEYLFKTGATKPVFDGYTAVYEVEKEQTEGDVGEEKMKLPELSVGLALDLLDIISSQHFTKPPPRYSDASLVKVLEELGIGRPSTYAPIIQTITARDYVQRDSGYFRPTELGGIVTELLMQSFPKILDVKFTAKMEDELDGIEEGEADWLTVLKSFYSPFIHSVEQAKVNMRDVKKEVAATGEICELCGKPMVIKWGRRGKFLSCSDYPRCKSSKSITTGIKCPSGCGGELVARRSTRGSFYGCTKYPKCTFTAKKLPEKEGAVS, from the coding sequence ATGGCTAAGAATCTGGTGATAGTAGAATCGCCGGCAAAGGCGAAGACGATTAACAAATTCCTCGGATCGAACTACGAGGTTGCCTCGAGCATGGGCCACATAGTGGACCTGCCCAAATCAAAATTAGGCGTCGACCCGGAGAACGATTTTAAGGCGGAATATGTGGTCATGGCGGACAGGAGAAAACATCTATCGGTGCTAAAGAAGGCCGCCAAAAACAAGCAGGCGATATATCTGGCAGCCGACCCTGATAGGGAGGGCGAGGCCATAAGTTGGCACATCAGGAACGTATTGTGCGATCCGAAGAAGAAGAGCTACCGTGTATCGTTCGACGAAATAACGAAAGACGCTGTCCTTGAGGCCTTCAAGCATCCGCGCGACATAGATATGCACCTCGTCAATGCCCAGCAGGCGAGGAGGATCCTGGACAGGATAGTCGGTTACACGTTGAGTCCGCTCCTCTGGAAGAAGGTGTCGAGGGGGTTAAGCGCGGGCCGCGTTCAATCGGTCGCCGTTCGTCTGATAGTCGAGCGCGAGGAGGAGATAAAGAAGTTCAAACCGCAGGAATACTGGGACATAGAGGCTGAACTTAAGAGGAAGAAAGACGCTCCTGCGGATAAATTCAGGGCGAAGCTGGATAAATACAAGGATAAGAAGGTAGATATAAACAATAAGGTAGGGGCGGACGATATAAACGCCGTATTGAGAAAAGAGACCTTTACCGTAAGCGACATAAGACAGACTACAAAGAAGAAGAACCCTTATCCTCCGTTCACAACGAGCAAACTGCAGCAGGAGTCGTTCAATAAATTGAGGTATTCAGGCGCGAGGACGATGCATATAGCGCAGACCCTTTACGAAGGCGTTGAGATAGGCGAGGAGGGAAGTGTGGGTCTCATAACTTACATGAGGACGGATTCGGTAAGGATATCGAAAGACGCCCAGGCCGCGGCAAAGGATTACATACTGGATAAATACGGCAATAAATATTATCCGCAGGTCCCGAATGCGTATAAAGCGAGAAAGAGCGCCCAGGAGGCCCATGAAGCGATCAGGCCCGCTCTTCCCCTGCGCGAGCCTGACTCTATAAAGCACGCGCTTTCGCCCGACCAGTTCAAACTTTACCAGCTCATATGGAACCGTTTCCTGGCAAGCCAGATGGTCCCGGCGATATATGCGCAGACGAGCGTTGATATCAAGGCGGGCGAATATCTATTCAAAACGGGCGCGACTAAACCGGTCTTCGACGGCTACACGGCGGTCTACGAAGTCGAAAAAGAACAGACCGAAGGAGACGTCGGCGAAGAAAAGATGAAACTGCCGGAGCTCTCCGTAGGCCTTGCCCTCGACCTCCTGGACATAATATCGAGCCAGCATTTCACTAAACCGCCTCCGAGATATTCGGACGCGTCGCTTGTTAAGGTGCTTGAAGAGCTCGGCATAGGAAGGCCTTCCACATATGCCCCGATAATTCAGACGATAACGGCCAGGGACTATGTGCAGAGGGATTCCGGCTATTTCCGGCCGACCGAACTTGGAGGGATAGTGACAGAGCTTCTCATGCAGAGCTTCCCTAAGATACTCGACGTAAAGTTCACCGCAAAGATGGAAGACGAGCTGGACGGCATCGAGGAAGGGGAAGCGGACTGGCTGACGGTGCTGAAGAGCTTCTACTCGCCCTTCATACATTCTGTAGAGCAGGCGAAGGTCAACATGAGGGACGTGAAGAAAGAGGTGGCCGCTACTGGCGAGATATGCGAACTATGCGGCAAGCCCATGGTGATAAAGTGGGGCAGGCGCGGGAAGTTCCTCAGCTGTTCCGATTATCCCAGGTGTAAGAGTTCCAAGTCGATTACGACAGGTATCAAGTGTCCTTCGGGCTGCGGCGGTGAACTGGTCGCCCGCCGTTCGACAAGAGGTTCATTCTACGGCTGCACGAAATATCCGAAATGCACGTTTACGGCAAAGAAGCTGCCGGAGAAGGAAGGCGCCGTTTCTTGA
- the xerC gene encoding tyrosine recombinase XerC, which translates to MHVYGKEAAGEGRRRFLMQRYIDKFITYLKVEKNASPHTVTNYVIDLKAFGVFLGEKDIGGIDHIALRKFLAEMRARNYSKRTIARKLASLRSFFRFLYREGLIKTNPITAISTPKLDKKLPVVLDVSRIAKLIQSPPDNTLAGLRDRAIMETLYSTGMRVSELVGLDQDDIDFISEVVKVLGKGSKERLIPIGRPAVDAIRRYIDGLSGSCVKDKDAVFLNNSGRRLTDRSVRRVIDKYIRLSSIAEHISPHSMRHSFATHLLDRGADLRSVQELLGHMNLSTTQIYTHVTMERLKSVYDKAHPRA; encoded by the coding sequence ATGCACGTTTACGGCAAAGAAGCTGCCGGAGAAGGAAGGCGCCGTTTCTTGATGCAGAGGTATATAGATAAGTTCATAACATATTTAAAGGTCGAGAAGAATGCGTCGCCGCACACAGTCACAAATTATGTAATAGACCTGAAGGCGTTCGGCGTATTCCTTGGAGAGAAAGATATAGGAGGAATAGATCATATCGCATTGAGGAAGTTCCTGGCAGAGATGAGAGCGAGGAACTATTCCAAGAGGACCATAGCTCGTAAGTTGGCCTCCCTGCGGAGTTTTTTCAGGTTCCTGTACAGGGAAGGCCTTATAAAGACCAACCCGATCACAGCGATCTCCACACCGAAATTAGACAAGAAGCTGCCGGTAGTCCTTGACGTGAGCAGGATCGCCAAGCTTATTCAGAGCCCGCCGGATAACACCCTGGCCGGACTGAGGGACAGGGCTATCATGGAGACCCTCTATTCGACCGGTATGCGCGTAAGCGAACTGGTGGGCTTAGACCAGGATGATATAGATTTCATTAGCGAGGTAGTGAAGGTCCTGGGCAAAGGTTCGAAAGAGAGGCTCATCCCGATTGGGAGGCCTGCCGTGGACGCGATCAGGCGGTACATCGACGGCCTGTCCGGATCATGTGTGAAGGATAAGGACGCGGTATTCCTTAATAATTCGGGCAGGCGTCTTACAGACAGGAGTGTCAGGCGCGTCATAGACAAGTATATACGCCTTTCGAGCATTGCCGAGCACATTTCCCCGCATTCTATGCGCCATTCTTTCGCGACGCACCTCCTGGACCGCGGGGCGGACTTAAGGAGCGTTCAGGAGCTGCTCGGCCACATGAATCTTTCGACGACGCAGATATATACGCACGTCACGATGGAACGGCTGAAGTCTGTTTACGACAAAGCCCATCCGAGGGCCTGA